Proteins from one Piscinibacter lacus genomic window:
- the yidD gene encoding membrane protein insertion efficiency factor YidD, translated as MNSPSLSWPARALRGLLQAYRLLLSPWIGSACRFTPTCSVYGLEAIERHGAARGGLLTARRLLRCHPACAGGCDPVPQHLAPGWLLRPHSDPPSSSSSSEITP; from the coding sequence ATGAATTCCCCTTCGCTGTCCTGGCCGGCCCGCGCCCTGCGCGGCCTGCTCCAGGCCTATCGCCTGCTGCTCAGCCCCTGGATCGGCAGCGCTTGCCGCTTCACGCCCACCTGCTCTGTCTACGGGCTGGAAGCGATCGAGCGGCACGGCGCGGCCCGCGGCGGCTTGCTGACGGCCCGCAGGCTGCTGCGCTGCCATCCGGCTTGCGCCGGGGGCTGCGATCCGGTGCCCCAGCACCTGGCGCCCGGCTGGTTGCTGCGCCCACACAGCGACCCGCCCTCGTCATCTTCATCGTCTGAAATCACGCCATGA
- the gyrB gene encoding DNA topoisomerase (ATP-hydrolyzing) subunit B codes for MSDLPEQAPALPPTAAPQPLTGDGASAAYGSDSIQILEGLEAVRKRPGMYIGDTSDGTGLHHLVFEVVDNSIDEALAGHCDDITVTIHSDNSISVIDNGRGIPTGVKMDDKHEPKRSAAEIALTELHAGGKFNQNSYKVSGGLHGVGVSCVNALSKWLRLTVRREGKVHHLEFRQGVPQDRVLEQREGFEVSPMRVIGDTDKRGTEVHFLPDETIFTNVEFHYDILAKRLRELSFLNNGVKIRLVDERHNKEDNFAYAGGVKGFVEFINQGKRTLHPNIFHAVGEKLSEQGTTIGVEVSMQWNDGYNESVLCFTNNIPQRDGGTHLTGLRAAMTRVINKYIEDNELAKKAKVEVGGDDMREGLACVVSVKVPEPKFSSQTKDKLVSSEVRAPVEDIVGRLLNDWLLENPTDAKIVCGKIIDAARARDAARKAREMTRRKGVLDGLGLPGKLADCQEKDPALCEIYIVEGDSAGGSAKQGRDRKFQAILPLRGKILNVEKARYEKLLTSNEILTLITALGTGIGKGMGGDDFNPDKLRYHRIIIMTDADVDGAHIRTLLLTFLFRQMPELVERGHIYIAQPPLYKVKHGKAEQYLKDGHELDSYLMKVALEGAVVEPGEGRPALSGPVLEELARQYVLATNVIERLSNWMDVEALRALAEGLVLNLDTPEAAAASATALAAALHDAQVSAEVDARTDKPYLRISRRHHGNVKSSLITADFVHGADYEALSQAGLTFKGLLSGEAVVKRGEGEKQKSAKAADFRAAMAWLMQQAENGVARQRYKGLGEMNPSQLWETTMDPSVRRLLRVQIEDAIEADRVFTMLMGDEVEPRREFIESNALRAANIDV; via the coding sequence ATGAGCGATCTTCCCGAACAAGCCCCCGCCCTTCCGCCCACCGCCGCGCCGCAGCCGCTGACTGGCGACGGCGCGAGCGCCGCCTACGGCTCGGATTCGATCCAGATCCTCGAAGGCCTGGAAGCCGTGCGCAAGCGGCCGGGCATGTACATCGGTGACACCTCCGACGGCACCGGCCTGCACCACCTCGTCTTCGAAGTGGTCGACAACTCCATCGACGAAGCGCTGGCCGGCCATTGCGACGACATCACCGTCACCATCCACAGCGACAACAGCATCAGCGTCATCGACAACGGCCGTGGCATCCCCACCGGCGTGAAGATGGACGACAAGCATGAGCCCAAGCGCAGTGCCGCCGAGATCGCGCTGACCGAGCTGCATGCCGGCGGCAAGTTCAACCAGAACAGCTACAAGGTCTCGGGTGGCCTGCACGGCGTGGGCGTGAGCTGCGTGAACGCGCTCAGCAAATGGCTGCGCCTGACCGTGCGCCGCGAGGGCAAGGTGCATCACCTGGAGTTCCGCCAGGGCGTGCCGCAGGACCGCGTGCTGGAGCAGCGCGAGGGTTTCGAGGTCAGCCCCATGCGCGTCATCGGCGACACCGACAAGCGCGGCACCGAAGTGCACTTCCTGCCTGACGAAACCATCTTCACGAATGTCGAGTTCCACTACGACATCCTGGCCAAACGCCTGCGCGAACTCAGCTTCCTGAACAACGGCGTCAAGATCCGCTTGGTCGACGAACGCCACAACAAGGAAGACAACTTCGCCTATGCCGGCGGCGTGAAGGGCTTCGTCGAGTTCATCAACCAGGGCAAGCGCACCCTGCATCCGAACATCTTCCATGCCGTGGGCGAGAAGCTCAGCGAGCAGGGCACCACCATCGGCGTCGAGGTTTCGATGCAGTGGAACGACGGCTACAACGAATCCGTCCTCTGCTTCACCAACAACATCCCCCAGCGCGACGGCGGCACCCACCTGACCGGCCTGCGCGCCGCGATGACCCGCGTCATCAACAAGTACATCGAAGACAACGAACTGGCCAAGAAGGCCAAGGTCGAGGTCGGTGGCGATGACATGCGCGAAGGCCTGGCCTGCGTCGTCAGCGTCAAGGTGCCCGAGCCCAAGTTCAGCAGCCAGACCAAAGACAAGCTGGTCAGCTCCGAGGTGCGTGCGCCGGTCGAGGACATCGTCGGCCGCCTGCTCAACGACTGGCTGCTTGAGAACCCGACCGACGCCAAGATCGTCTGCGGCAAGATCATCGACGCTGCCCGCGCCCGCGACGCCGCCCGCAAGGCCCGCGAGATGACGCGCCGCAAGGGTGTGCTCGACGGCCTGGGCCTGCCCGGCAAGCTGGCCGACTGCCAGGAGAAGGACCCGGCGCTCTGCGAGATCTACATCGTCGAGGGCGACTCCGCCGGCGGCTCGGCCAAGCAGGGCCGCGACCGGAAGTTCCAGGCCATCCTGCCCCTGCGCGGCAAGATCCTGAATGTCGAGAAAGCCCGCTACGAGAAGCTGCTGACCAGCAACGAAATCCTGACGCTCATCACGGCACTCGGCACCGGCATCGGCAAGGGCATGGGCGGGGACGATTTCAACCCCGACAAGCTGCGCTACCACCGCATCATCATCATGACCGACGCGGACGTGGACGGCGCCCACATCCGCACCCTGCTGCTCACCTTCCTGTTCCGGCAGATGCCCGAGCTGGTCGAGCGCGGTCACATCTACATCGCCCAGCCCCCGCTCTACAAGGTCAAGCACGGCAAGGCCGAGCAATACCTGAAGGACGGCCACGAGCTCGACAGCTACCTGATGAAGGTCGCGCTCGAAGGCGCTGTCGTCGAGCCCGGCGAAGGCCGCCCGGCCCTCAGCGGCCCCGTGCTGGAAGAGCTGGCCCGCCAGTACGTGCTGGCCACCAACGTCATCGAGCGCCTGTCCAACTGGATGGATGTCGAGGCCCTGCGCGCCCTGGCCGAAGGCCTGGTGCTGAACCTGGACACGCCCGAAGCAGCAGCCGCCAGCGCCACCGCCCTGGCCGCTGCCCTGCACGACGCGCAAGTCAGCGCCGAAGTCGATGCCCGCACCGACAAGCCCTACCTGCGCATCAGCCGCCGCCACCACGGCAATGTGAAGAGCAGCCTCATCACCGCCGATTTCGTCCACGGCGCCGACTACGAAGCGCTCAGCCAGGCCGGCCTCACCTTCAAGGGCCTGCTCAGCGGCGAAGCCGTCGTCAAGCGCGGCGAAGGCGAAAAGCAGAAGAGCGCCAAGGCCGCCGACTTCCGCGCCGCCATGGCCTGGCTGATGCAGCAAGCCGAGAACGGCGTCGCCCGCCAGCGCTACAAGGGCCTGGGCGAAATGAACCCCTCGCAGCTTTGGGAAACCACCATGGACCCGAGCGTGCGCCGCCTGCTGCGCGTGCAGATCGAAGACGCGATCGAAGCCGATCGCGTCTTCACCATGCTCATGGGCGATGAGGTGGAGCCGCGGCGGGAGTTCATCGAGAGCAATGCCTTGAGGGCGGCGAATATCGACGTGTGA
- the rpmH gene encoding 50S ribosomal protein L34, with translation MKRTYQPSKTRRARTHGFLVRMKTRGGRQVIKARRAKGRKRLAV, from the coding sequence ATGAAGCGTACCTACCAGCCTTCCAAGACCCGTCGTGCCCGCACCCACGGCTTCCTCGTCCGCATGAAGACCCGCGGCGGTCGGCAGGTCATCAAGGCCCGTCGTGCCAAGGGCCGCAAGCGCCTGGCCGTCTGA
- the yidC gene encoding membrane protein insertase YidC gives MTDMRRTILWVVFLMSLVLLWDAWNRHTGQPTLFGMPTPTQQAAASAAPPTGSSAAAAALPTPSALGVEAGATPPAASTAASTTPTVTVTTDALKVTVDHRGADIVRVELLGYHDAQKPGQNAVLLDRSAERVYLAQTGLVGEPDLPTHLSTFQLEPGPTTLAPGADALELVFTAQGSQGLKLRKILRFSRGSFVIAVRHELQNEGSEALRPQLYQQLVRDGNPPPGESSFYQTFTGPALYTELDKFRKIDFEDIEKGQAEHPKTSSDGWIAMVQHYFASAWLHADSKPREFYTKKVDTNLYALGQIFPLGELAPGASLRFDSQLFVGPQEENKLAALAPGLELVKDYGWVTILAKPLFWLLDKLHGLIGNWGWAIVALVVLLKAAFYWLNASAYRSMAKMKAVSPRVMAMRERLKDKPQEMQQEMMKLYREEKVNPLGGCLPILVQIPVFIALYWVLLSSVEMRGAPWIGWISDLSIKDPYYILPVVMTASTLLQTWLNPTPPDPMQAKMMWIMPMIFSVMFFFFPAGLVLYWITNNLLSIAQQWVINRKLGVN, from the coding sequence ATGACCGATATGCGCCGCACCATCCTCTGGGTGGTCTTCCTGATGTCGCTGGTCCTGCTGTGGGACGCGTGGAATCGCCACACCGGCCAGCCCACCCTCTTCGGCATGCCGACGCCGACGCAGCAAGCGGCCGCTTCGGCTGCGCCGCCGACGGGCAGCTCGGCCGCTGCCGCCGCCCTGCCCACGCCCAGCGCGCTGGGCGTGGAGGCAGGCGCCACCCCGCCGGCCGCCTCGACCGCCGCCAGCACGACGCCGACGGTCACCGTCACCACCGACGCCCTGAAGGTCACGGTCGATCACCGCGGGGCCGACATCGTGCGGGTCGAGCTGCTGGGCTACCACGATGCCCAGAAGCCGGGCCAGAACGCGGTGCTGCTCGACCGCTCGGCCGAGCGTGTCTACCTGGCGCAGACCGGCCTGGTCGGTGAACCCGACCTGCCCACCCACCTCAGCACCTTCCAGCTTGAGCCGGGCCCCACCACGCTCGCTCCGGGAGCCGACGCGCTGGAGCTGGTCTTCACCGCCCAGGGCAGCCAGGGCCTGAAGCTGCGCAAGATCCTGCGCTTCAGCCGCGGCAGTTTTGTCATCGCCGTGCGCCACGAGCTTCAGAACGAGGGCAGCGAGGCCCTGCGTCCGCAGCTTTACCAGCAGCTCGTTCGCGACGGCAACCCGCCCCCCGGCGAGTCGAGCTTCTACCAGACCTTCACCGGCCCGGCCCTCTACACCGAGCTGGACAAGTTCCGGAAGATCGACTTCGAGGACATCGAGAAGGGCCAGGCCGAGCACCCCAAGACCTCGAGCGACGGCTGGATCGCGATGGTCCAGCACTACTTCGCCAGCGCCTGGCTGCATGCCGACAGCAAGCCGCGCGAGTTCTATACCAAGAAGGTCGACACCAACCTCTACGCCCTGGGCCAGATCTTCCCGCTGGGCGAGCTGGCCCCGGGCGCCAGCCTGCGCTTCGACAGCCAGCTCTTCGTCGGCCCGCAGGAAGAGAACAAGCTCGCCGCCCTGGCCCCCGGCCTGGAGCTGGTCAAGGACTACGGCTGGGTCACCATCCTGGCCAAGCCGCTGTTCTGGCTGCTCGACAAGCTGCATGGCCTGATCGGCAACTGGGGCTGGGCCATCGTCGCGCTGGTCGTGCTGCTCAAGGCCGCCTTCTACTGGCTCAATGCCAGCGCCTACCGCTCGATGGCCAAGATGAAGGCCGTCAGCCCGCGGGTGATGGCGATGCGCGAGCGCCTGAAGGACAAGCCGCAGGAAATGCAGCAGGAGATGATGAAGCTCTACCGGGAGGAGAAGGTCAACCCGCTCGGCGGCTGCCTGCCCATCCTGGTCCAGATCCCCGTCTTCATCGCGCTCTACTGGGTGCTGCTGTCCAGCGTCGAGATGCGCGGCGCGCCCTGGATCGGCTGGATCAGCGACCTGTCGATCAAGGACCCGTACTACATCCTGCCGGTGGTGATGACCGCCTCCACCCTGCTGCAGACCTGGCTGAACCCGACCCCGCCGGATCCCATGCAGGCCAAGATGATGTGGATCATGCCGATGATCTTCTCGGTGATGTTCTTCTTCTTCCCGGCGGGCCTGGTGCTCTACTGGATCACCAACAACCTGCTGTCGATCGCGCAGCAGTGGGTCATCAACCGCAAGCTCGGCGTGAACTGA
- a CDS encoding IS110 family transposase, whose amino-acid sequence MTIVCVGIDLAKNVFALHGVDEAGKPALVRPAVPRAKLLEALAALPPCLVAMEACSGAHHWARQFQQLGHTVKLIAPKFVIPYRLSGKRGKNDAADAAAICEAAQRPSMRFVPAKSLEQQGQLCLHRVRQGFVEQRTALINRIRGLLSEFGIVLPLKATTVRREALLHLEDLPGWANLAVGDCLSEVGRLDERIREYDRHLSQLARQSEAARRLMRLSGIGETTATALMAAIGHGHDFQCGRQFAAWLGLVPGQYSSGGKTRLGRINKAGDAYLRSLLVLGARAVLAAAKNKADPISRWAVSLQERRGYWKAVVAMAAKNARLAWAVLAKGEDFKLPA is encoded by the coding sequence ATGACCATTGTGTGCGTCGGCATCGACTTGGCGAAGAACGTGTTTGCCCTGCACGGGGTGGATGAGGCGGGCAAGCCCGCGCTGGTGCGCCCGGCGGTGCCGCGGGCCAAGCTTCTGGAGGCTCTCGCCGCGCTGCCGCCTTGCCTGGTCGCCATGGAAGCCTGCTCGGGTGCGCATCACTGGGCGCGCCAGTTCCAGCAGCTCGGCCACACCGTCAAGCTCATCGCCCCCAAGTTCGTCATCCCTTACCGGCTCTCGGGTAAGCGCGGCAAAAATGATGCAGCCGACGCTGCCGCCATCTGCGAAGCCGCCCAGCGCCCCAGCATGCGCTTCGTGCCCGCCAAGAGCCTGGAGCAGCAAGGTCAGCTGTGCCTGCACCGCGTGCGCCAAGGCTTTGTCGAGCAGCGCACCGCCCTCATCAACCGCATCCGCGGCCTGCTCAGCGAGTTCGGCATCGTGCTGCCGCTCAAAGCCACCACGGTGCGGCGCGAGGCGCTCTTGCACCTGGAGGACTTGCCCGGCTGGGCCAACCTCGCCGTGGGCGATTGCTTGAGCGAGGTCGGCAGGCTCGACGAGCGCATCCGGGAGTACGACCGGCACCTGAGCCAACTGGCCCGCCAGAGCGAAGCCGCCCGGCGCCTGATGCGCCTGTCGGGCATCGGAGAGACCACGGCCACGGCGCTGATGGCGGCCATCGGTCATGGCCACGACTTCCAGTGTGGACGCCAGTTCGCCGCCTGGCTGGGCCTGGTGCCGGGCCAGTACAGCTCGGGCGGCAAGACGCGGCTGGGGCGCATCAACAAAGCAGGAGACGCCTACCTGCGCAGCCTCTTGGTGCTGGGTGCCAGGGCGGTGCTGGCCGCGGCCAAGAACAAGGCCGACCCGATCAGCCGCTGGGCCGTGAGCCTGCAGGAGCGGCGCGGCTACTGGAAAGCGGTGGTGGCCATGGCGGCCAAGAACGCGCGCCTGGCCTGGGCGGTGCTGGCCAAGGGCGAGGACTTCAAGCTGCCGGCTTGA
- the rnpA gene encoding ribonuclease P protein component, with amino-acid sequence MPRAASAWPSDLAARRAVSSGDPGSPDLRSRHASLSGAPAFQAVLATRPRARSAHFVLHHQAPAPVVSSTDLSTAPGAQRPRAVDDTHRIGLILPKKQARRAVTRNLIRRQAKVCFAAATAQLPPGDWVLRLRTGYERTSFPSAASQALRDVVRAEIQALFGDAAAGRKR; translated from the coding sequence GTGCCAAGGGCCGCAAGCGCCTGGCCGTCTGATCTGGCGGCACGCAGGGCCGTGTCGTCCGGTGATCCGGGGTCTCCCGACCTGCGGTCACGCCATGCCAGCCTGAGCGGGGCGCCGGCCTTCCAGGCTGTGCTTGCCACGCGTCCCCGTGCGCGGAGTGCGCATTTCGTGCTCCACCACCAAGCCCCGGCGCCGGTCGTGTCGTCCACCGACTTGTCAACAGCCCCCGGCGCGCAGCGACCGCGGGCTGTGGACGACACCCACCGCATCGGCCTGATCCTGCCGAAGAAGCAGGCCCGCCGGGCGGTGACGCGTAACCTCATCCGCCGCCAGGCCAAGGTCTGCTTTGCCGCCGCCACCGCCCAGCTCCCCCCGGGGGACTGGGTGCTGCGCCTGCGCACGGGCTATGAGCGGACAAGCTTTCCCAGCGCGGCTTCGCAGGCGCTGCGGGACGTCGTCCGTGCCGAGATCCAGGCCTTGTTCGGCGACGCGGCTGCGGGGCGCAAGCGATGA
- the dnaA gene encoding chromosomal replication initiator protein DnaA, with product MGETTSRNPLWQLGCERLAAELPEQQFNTWIRPLPPAELSEDAEGGLVLTLKVPNRFKMDWIRSQYGARIEALMAELSGQSVRVELQLAAREPAPARIGAPLPAQAGQPVGDSAPALRPSEPPALATHRLNASLTFENLVPGRANQMARTAALHVAGAPGVMYNPLFIYGGVGLGKTHLIHAVGNALLRDKPDARILYLHAEQFISDVVKNYQRKTFDELKAKYHSLDLLLIDDVQFFAGKERTQEEFFNAFEALLAKRAHIIMTSDTYPKGLADIDERLTSRFDAGLTVAIEPPELEMRVAILLKKSESEGAPMPEDVAFFVAKNVRANVRELEGALRKVLAYARFSHKDINIGLAREALKDLLSIQNRQISVENIQKTVADFYKIKVADMYSKKRPASIARPRQIAMYLAKELTQKSLPEIGELFGGRDHTTVLHAVRKIGGERQKNSELNQQLHVLEQTLKG from the coding sequence ATGGGTGAAACCACCTCGCGCAACCCCCTGTGGCAGCTCGGCTGCGAGCGACTCGCGGCCGAACTGCCCGAGCAGCAATTCAACACCTGGATCCGCCCGCTGCCGCCGGCGGAACTGAGCGAGGACGCCGAAGGCGGCCTCGTCCTCACCCTGAAGGTGCCCAACCGCTTCAAGATGGACTGGATCCGCAGCCAGTACGGCGCGCGCATCGAGGCCCTGATGGCCGAGCTGAGCGGCCAGAGCGTGCGGGTCGAGCTCCAGCTTGCCGCCCGCGAGCCGGCGCCTGCGCGCATCGGGGCCCCCCTGCCGGCCCAGGCCGGCCAGCCCGTCGGCGACAGCGCCCCCGCGCTGCGCCCCAGCGAGCCGCCAGCCCTGGCCACGCATCGCCTGAATGCCTCGCTGACCTTCGAGAACCTGGTCCCCGGCCGGGCCAACCAGATGGCGCGCACGGCCGCGCTGCACGTGGCCGGGGCGCCGGGAGTCATGTACAACCCGCTGTTCATCTACGGCGGCGTCGGCCTGGGCAAGACCCACCTGATCCATGCGGTGGGCAATGCGCTGCTGCGCGACAAGCCCGATGCCCGCATCCTCTACCTGCATGCCGAGCAGTTCATCTCGGATGTGGTCAAGAACTACCAGCGCAAGACCTTCGACGAGCTGAAGGCCAAGTACCACTCGCTGGACCTGCTGCTGATCGACGATGTGCAGTTCTTCGCCGGCAAGGAGCGCACCCAGGAGGAGTTCTTCAACGCCTTCGAAGCGCTGCTGGCCAAGCGCGCGCACATCATCATGACCAGCGACACCTACCCCAAGGGGCTGGCCGACATCGACGAGCGCCTGACCAGCCGCTTCGACGCCGGCCTGACGGTGGCCATCGAGCCACCGGAGCTGGAGATGCGGGTCGCCATCCTGCTGAAGAAGTCGGAATCCGAAGGCGCGCCCATGCCCGAGGACGTCGCCTTCTTCGTGGCCAAGAACGTGCGGGCGAATGTGCGCGAGCTCGAAGGCGCGCTGCGCAAGGTGCTGGCCTATGCGCGCTTCAGCCACAAGGACATCAACATCGGCCTGGCGCGCGAAGCGCTGAAGGACCTGCTGTCGATCCAGAACCGGCAGATCTCGGTCGAGAACATCCAGAAGACGGTGGCCGACTTCTACAAGATCAAGGTCGCCGACATGTACAGCAAGAAGCGCCCGGCCTCGATCGCCCGGCCGCGCCAGATCGCGATGTACCTGGCCAAGGAACTGACGCAGAAGAGCCTGCCCGAAATTGGCGAGCTCTTCGGCGGCCGCGACCACACCACCGTGCTGCATGCCGTGCGCAAGATCGGTGGCGAGCGGCAGAAGAACAGCGAACTCAACCAGCAGCTTCACGTGCTGGAGCAGACGCTCAAGGGCTGA
- the dnaN gene encoding DNA polymerase III subunit beta — protein sequence MIVLKAPQDKLLATLQTVAGIVERRHTLPVLANVLLRKHNGQIELTTSDLEIQIRTRASFDGDAEDASTTVGAKKLIDILRSLPSDQTVSLKAEQNKLVLSGGKSRFSLQTLPPEDFPLVQEAADFGPAFAVPQKVLKALIAQVHFAMAVHDIRYYLNGILFVAEGQSLTLVATDGHRLALARATLETDCPKQEVILPRKTVLELQRLLKDDDSPIEMRFAGNQARFDFSGLEFVTKLVEGKFPDYQRVIPKGHRNFITLGRATLLSALQRAAILTSEKFKGVRLNIEPGLLRIASSNAEQEEAKEELEIDYGGDAIEIGFNVSYLMDVLANMDQEMVTLALQDANSSVLITVPGGEDFKYVVMPMRI from the coding sequence ATGATTGTGTTGAAAGCACCGCAGGACAAGCTGCTCGCCACCTTGCAAACCGTGGCCGGCATCGTCGAAAGGCGACACACGCTGCCCGTGCTCGCCAACGTCCTGCTGCGCAAGCACAATGGCCAGATCGAACTGACCACGAGCGACCTTGAGATCCAGATCCGCACCCGGGCCAGCTTCGACGGCGATGCGGAAGACGCGTCGACCACCGTCGGCGCCAAGAAGCTGATCGACATCCTTCGCTCGCTGCCCAGCGACCAGACGGTCAGCCTCAAGGCCGAGCAGAACAAGCTGGTCCTCAGCGGCGGCAAGAGCCGCTTCAGCTTGCAGACCCTGCCGCCCGAGGACTTCCCCCTCGTCCAAGAGGCCGCCGACTTCGGCCCTGCCTTCGCGGTGCCGCAGAAGGTGCTGAAGGCCCTGATCGCGCAGGTGCACTTCGCGATGGCGGTTCATGACATCCGCTACTACCTCAACGGCATCCTCTTCGTCGCCGAAGGCCAGTCGCTGACCCTGGTGGCGACCGATGGTCACCGCCTGGCCCTGGCCCGCGCCACGCTGGAAACCGACTGTCCGAAGCAGGAAGTCATCCTGCCGCGCAAGACGGTGCTGGAGCTGCAACGCCTCCTCAAGGACGACGACAGCCCCATCGAAATGCGCTTTGCCGGCAACCAGGCGCGCTTCGACTTCAGCGGCCTGGAGTTCGTCACCAAGCTGGTCGAAGGCAAGTTCCCGGACTACCAGCGCGTGATCCCCAAGGGCCACCGCAACTTCATCACCCTGGGCCGTGCCACCCTGCTCTCGGCCCTGCAGCGCGCGGCCATCCTTACCAGCGAGAAGTTCAAGGGCGTGCGGCTCAACATCGAGCCCGGCCTGTTGCGCATTGCCTCCAGCAATGCCGAGCAGGAAGAAGCCAAGGAAGAGCTTGAGATCGACTATGGCGGCGACGCCATCGAGATCGGCTTCAACGTCAGCTACCTGATGGACGTGCTCGCCAACATGGACCAGGAGATGGTGACCCTGGCCCTGCAGGACGCGAACAGCTCGGTGCTGATCACCGTGCCCGGTGGCGAGGACTTCAAGTACGTCGTGATGCCCATGCGCATCTGA